In Fervidobacterium nodosum Rt17-B1, one genomic interval encodes:
- a CDS encoding ISL3 family transposase: protein MLKSNYITELLKSKDIILHQMNENESEIELHISQVQKPHKCPKCGNITSKVHDYHTQKVKDVPIMGKKTYLIIRKRRYVCKACGKKFFEHISFLGKSQRMTNRLAAYIISQLGSLTSMKEIAKHTNVSVTTVMRLFDKVNPGQTVDEFSSEAICVDEFKGNAGGAKYQCIFVDPVKGQIIEILKDRKQNILIEYFKRLKGRDKVKYFICDMWRPFVEVAKTYFKNAKIVIDKFHFTRYVYWALENVRKRVQKKLGSNLRRYFKRSRKLLLKNYEELEPEQREELEVMFWYSQDLRKAHQLKEEFKRVLKSSNSEEARLVLKKWIERAEQSGLSEFMRCVKVFRSWFSEIVNAFDVPYTNSMTEGFNNKIKVLKRNGFGYRNFERFRKRILYSCGR from the coding sequence GTGCTCAAATCTAATTATATCACTGAACTTTTAAAATCGAAAGATATTATTCTTCACCAAATGAATGAGAATGAAAGTGAAATAGAACTTCACATAAGTCAGGTACAAAAGCCCCACAAATGTCCTAAATGTGGTAATATTACAAGTAAGGTACATGATTATCACACACAGAAGGTAAAAGACGTACCTATAATGGGCAAGAAAACATATTTGATTATAAGAAAGAGAAGATATGTCTGCAAAGCATGTGGGAAGAAGTTTTTTGAACACATAAGTTTTTTAGGCAAATCTCAAAGGATGACAAATAGACTTGCAGCATATATTATAAGTCAACTTGGAAGTTTAACAAGTATGAAAGAGATAGCAAAACACACAAATGTTTCAGTGACAACAGTTATGAGATTGTTTGATAAAGTAAATCCAGGTCAAACTGTAGATGAGTTTTCTTCTGAAGCAATATGTGTAGACGAGTTTAAAGGCAATGCAGGTGGAGCAAAATATCAATGTATATTTGTAGATCCTGTAAAAGGGCAAATAATCGAGATTTTGAAAGATAGAAAGCAAAATATTTTAATTGAGTATTTTAAGAGGCTGAAAGGTAGAGATAAAGTAAAATATTTTATCTGTGATATGTGGAGACCATTTGTAGAGGTAGCAAAAACATATTTTAAAAACGCTAAAATAGTGATAGACAAATTTCATTTTACCCGATACGTTTATTGGGCTTTAGAAAATGTGAGGAAAAGGGTACAAAAGAAATTAGGAAGTAATTTGAGGAGATATTTTAAGAGGAGTAGGAAGTTATTATTGAAGAATTATGAAGAACTTGAGCCTGAGCAAAGAGAAGAATTAGAAGTAATGTTTTGGTATAGTCAAGATTTGAGGAAAGCCCATCAACTCAAAGAAGAATTTAAGAGAGTGTTAAAGAGCAGTAATTCTGAAGAAGCAAGACTCGTATTAAAAAAGTGGATAGAGAGAGCAGAGCAAAGTGGACTTTCTGAATTTATGAGATGTGTAAAGGTTTTTAGGAGCTGGTTTTCGGAGATAGTAAATGCATTTGATGTTCCGTATACTAATAGTATGACAGAAGGTTTTAACAACAAAATAAAGGTACTAAAGAGGAATGGATTTGGATACAGGAATTTTGAAAGATTCAGGAAGAGGATTTTGTACAGTTGTGGTAGATAA
- the phoU gene encoding phosphate signaling complex protein PhoU: MVEMRHHFEKEFSLLRAELVKMVSLVSDSVDISSKAFENLDKSLAIKVIELDDEIDNLNREIENLVYDIIARFNPLGKDLRYVVAAMKLSNNLERIADHSCNFAERTIWIVEHLPDFKPSMLVKEMFGVVIGMLQKTVIAFSKRDVNLAIETWKMDDVVDNLDRRITNEVDNIEPHSLVLYVLFSRDLERIADHLTNVCEEIVFIETGKELKSFL, encoded by the coding sequence ATGGTTGAAATGAGACATCATTTTGAGAAAGAATTTTCATTACTTAGAGCGGAACTTGTAAAGATGGTATCTTTGGTAAGTGATTCTGTTGATATATCTTCAAAGGCTTTCGAGAACCTTGATAAAAGCCTTGCAATAAAAGTTATAGAATTAGACGATGAAATTGATAATCTCAACAGGGAGATAGAAAATCTCGTTTACGATATAATTGCAAGGTTTAATCCATTGGGGAAGGATCTTAGATATGTTGTTGCGGCTATGAAGCTCTCAAATAACTTGGAGCGTATTGCCGACCACTCTTGTAATTTTGCGGAAAGAACTATATGGATAGTTGAACACTTGCCAGATTTTAAACCATCTATGCTTGTTAAAGAGATGTTTGGAGTAGTTATAGGGATGCTACAAAAGACAGTTATAGCTTTCTCCAAAAGAGATGTGAATTTAGCTATCGAAACATGGAAAATGGATGATGTAGTAGACAACCTTGATAGAAGAATAACAAATGAAGTTGATAATATTGAACCGCATTCGCTTGTACTTTATGTTTTGTTTTCAAGAGACCTTGAACGAATAGCCGACCATCTTACGAACGTATGTGAGGAAATTGTTTTTATAGAAACCGGAAAGGAGTTGAAATCATTTCTATGA
- a CDS encoding Sir2 family NAD-dependent protein deacetylase, translating into MPIITINIDKLHKKAESQNFIEIHRNLEHVKCPRCNTLMILGEGQG; encoded by the coding sequence ATGCCAATAATTACGATAAACATAGATAAATTACATAAAAAGGCTGAGAGTCAAAATTTTATTGAAATACACAGGAATTTGGAACATGTTAAGTGCCCTCGCTGTAATACTTTAATGATTTTAGGAGAAGGGCAAGGTTAA
- a CDS encoding response regulator transcription factor, translating to MRVLIVEDERIIAENLQKLLKSDGFESDVANGINDMYRKLEKNTYEVILLDLMLPDGNAINEIQTLKNEFPDIGIIVISAKSTDIDKILGIELGADDYVGKPFNPREVVARVKAYLRRTKGIKEVIRYGKLEIYPSDYVVLYDGQKIDLTAKEFEILKLLAQRPDRVYSREEILETIWTDEYDVFDRVVDVHINSLRKKLGKDWIITVRGVGYKFSKKGDAQSSENERL from the coding sequence ATGAGAGTTCTCATCGTTGAAGATGAGCGTATTATCGCAGAAAATCTTCAAAAGTTGCTCAAATCAGATGGTTTTGAATCGGATGTCGCTAATGGGATAAACGATATGTATAGGAAACTTGAGAAAAATACTTATGAAGTTATATTGCTCGATTTGATGTTACCTGATGGAAATGCTATAAACGAGATTCAAACGCTCAAAAATGAGTTTCCTGATATAGGTATTATCGTAATTTCAGCAAAGAGTACGGATATTGATAAGATACTTGGTATAGAACTTGGAGCTGACGATTACGTTGGAAAACCTTTCAATCCAAGAGAAGTTGTTGCTAGAGTTAAAGCGTATTTACGCCGTACAAAAGGCATAAAAGAGGTTATACGTTATGGTAAATTGGAGATATATCCATCTGATTACGTTGTCCTTTACGATGGGCAAAAGATAGATTTAACCGCAAAAGAATTTGAAATATTGAAATTGTTGGCTCAAAGACCAGACAGGGTTTATTCTCGTGAAGAAATATTAGAGACCATCTGGACTGATGAGTATGATGTTTTTGATAGAGTTGTCGATGTACATATAAATAGTCTTAGAAAGAAACTTGGAAAAGATTGGATAATAACCGTTAGGGGGGTTGGGTACAAATTTTCAAAAAAGGGAGATGCCCAATCAAGTGAAAATGAGCGATTATGA
- a CDS encoding exopolysaccharide biosynthesis polyprenyl glycosylphosphotransferase translates to MLDASFLFECFFCHKTVFIIAGIQNKCYIFSFLPTPIFIIEPQFLTVVSTFFYRHFAFPRSIFIIAFFIQFLLLVGWRGLVLYVFKRVQGVKHVMVIGYMPKAQEFAQKLQNISKGWIDVKYVLEPQTAEDLVQYIKVVDTIYLYSKMDENLKSEIIKKAIEFKKHIFIAPDFRDILVSRARVIQFDDVATLSIEQPELTSEQKLIKRVCDVLLASVALVVSFPIMILIAIAIKLDSEGPVIYRQKRVTEGEREFYVLKFRTMVKDAEKMTGPVLATENDPRITRVGRFLRATRLDEIPQLVNILKGEMSFIGPRPERPYFVEQFKKLYPEYSLRHNVKAGLTGLAQVYGKYATSPEDKLRLDLIYIKNYSVFLDIKILLLTLKTIFTKEAAEGVKNQKQ, encoded by the coding sequence ATTCTGGATGCCTCCTTTCTTTTTGAGTGTTTTTTTTGTCATAAAACAGTTTTTATTATAGCAGGCATTCAGAATAAGTGCTATATTTTTTCCTTTTTACCCACCCCAATATTTATTATAGAGCCGCAATTTTTAACAGTTGTTTCTACCTTCTTTTACAGGCACTTTGCCTTTCCAAGAAGTATATTCATAATTGCATTTTTTATCCAGTTTTTGCTGCTCGTTGGCTGGAGAGGGCTTGTTTTATATGTCTTCAAAAGAGTGCAGGGTGTAAAGCATGTGATGGTAATAGGTTATATGCCAAAGGCACAGGAGTTTGCCCAAAAGCTTCAAAACATATCAAAAGGGTGGATTGATGTAAAATATGTTCTGGAGCCCCAAACTGCTGAAGATCTTGTACAGTATATAAAAGTGGTTGATACAATCTATCTTTATTCAAAAATGGATGAGAATTTGAAAAGCGAGATTATTAAAAAGGCAATAGAGTTCAAAAAGCACATTTTCATTGCGCCCGACTTCAGGGACATTCTGGTGTCGCGCGCAAGGGTTATTCAGTTTGACGATGTTGCAACACTTTCAATCGAGCAGCCGGAGCTTACATCCGAGCAAAAGCTAATTAAAAGAGTGTGCGATGTTCTCCTTGCCTCTGTTGCGCTGGTTGTTTCTTTTCCTATTATGATTCTGATTGCAATTGCCATAAAACTTGATTCTGAAGGACCGGTAATCTACAGACAAAAAAGGGTTACAGAAGGCGAAAGAGAGTTTTACGTTCTGAAGTTCAGGACAATGGTAAAGGATGCTGAGAAGATGACAGGACCTGTCCTGGCAACCGAGAATGACCCGAGGATAACGAGGGTGGGGCGGTTTTTGCGCGCAACAAGGCTTGATGAGATTCCTCAGCTTGTAAATATTCTAAAAGGTGAGATGAGCTTTATTGGACCACGACCCGAGCGCCCATACTTTGTTGAGCAGTTTAAAAAACTGTATCCGGAGTATTCTCTTCGCCACAATGTAAAGGCAGGGCTAACAGGGCTTGCACAGGTTTACGGCAAGTATGCAACAAGCCCGGAAGATAAGCTAAGGCTTGATCTGATATATATAAAAAATTACTCTGTGTTTCTTGATATTAAGATTTTGCTTCTGACTTTAAAGACAATCTTTACAAAAGAGGCGGCAGAGGGGGTAAAAAACCAGAAACAATAA
- a CDS encoding sensor histidine kinase, translating to MSDYDKDFVRVLLNNLEEAIFLLDKTTITFANEMAKSFFGPSEGMDIFDLLIFEKSTLLVDSIHERKPLNIESKVFLSKKGGWCDFYIRYIPEIEALLMRDVSFIKIIEEAKLNMSVLISHELKNPLGVIESIVSDMLENEEDEEKIEKLWKIEKQSKRLNRIIQQIEYITMAQLGLYVPRKETLNVQKIISEVMEEIEELRKKKEIEISINLETKTIEADGFIIRTILKNLLSNALKYSFEKSKVILEFSAERMSIQDFGIGVPDSEKEKIFGRFYRTPSAVKMASGSGLGLAVVKHLASIANYKIEFESQHLIGTKVIVWFGE from the coding sequence ATGAGCGATTATGATAAGGACTTTGTAAGGGTACTATTAAACAATTTAGAAGAAGCGATCTTTTTACTCGATAAAACAACTATCACATTTGCCAATGAAATGGCAAAAAGTTTTTTTGGCCCAAGCGAAGGTATGGATATTTTTGACTTGCTTATATTTGAAAAGTCTACTTTATTAGTGGATTCAATACATGAACGTAAACCATTGAATATCGAATCAAAAGTATTTCTCAGTAAGAAAGGCGGCTGGTGTGATTTTTACATTAGATACATACCAGAAATAGAAGCCTTATTAATGAGAGATGTATCTTTTATAAAAATTATCGAAGAGGCTAAATTAAACATGTCTGTTCTTATCTCGCATGAGTTAAAAAATCCGTTGGGAGTTATTGAAAGCATTGTTTCTGATATGCTTGAAAACGAAGAAGATGAAGAAAAAATAGAAAAATTATGGAAAATAGAAAAACAGTCCAAAAGGCTTAATAGAATTATCCAACAGATTGAGTATATAACTATGGCACAACTTGGTCTTTACGTTCCAAGAAAGGAAACTTTAAATGTCCAGAAAATTATTTCAGAAGTTATGGAAGAAATCGAAGAGTTGAGGAAGAAAAAAGAAATAGAAATTTCCATAAATCTTGAGACTAAAACGATAGAAGCTGATGGATTCATAATTCGAACAATCCTTAAAAATTTACTTTCAAACGCTTTAAAATATTCTTTCGAAAAGTCAAAAGTTATTCTCGAGTTTAGTGCTGAAAGAATGAGTATTCAAGACTTTGGTATTGGTGTGCCAGATTCTGAGAAGGAAAAGATATTCGGTAGGTTCTATAGAACACCAAGTGCGGTAAAAATGGCCTCTGGTTCAGGATTGGGATTAGCGGTTGTTAAGCATCTTGCAAGTATTGCAAATTACAAAATTGAATTTGAATCACAACACCTTATAGGAACAAAGGTGATAGTATGGTTTGGAGAGTGA
- the pstA gene encoding phosphate ABC transporter permease PstA, whose amino-acid sequence MNEINVNELVINSKSSKKNKRANVFLRILTYLISLMIIVLFLLAFIPGLKYWNLTFFAQFPKDGMTGGGIFPAILGSLLLTLTALAISIPLGILLGVVLSEYNLEYIKFVVTILSGIPSVVYGLFGLGLFCITMGMRTSILAGGLTLSLLVLPVISSSVYETMRAIPMELREAAYALGAKKSEVIFEMLLPAAKKSILTVSFVSAGRAIGETAPLILTAAVFYATDLPRNLLSPVMTLPTHLYFLAAAYGEKARWMAEGTASVLIVFVILVYTLAFMFRREER is encoded by the coding sequence ATGAATGAGATAAATGTAAATGAGCTTGTTATTAATAGTAAATCATCCAAGAAAAATAAAAGAGCGAATGTGTTTTTGAGGATTTTAACGTATTTAATTTCTTTGATGATAATTGTTTTGTTTTTGCTTGCCTTTATACCAGGTTTAAAATACTGGAATTTAACGTTTTTTGCTCAATTTCCTAAAGATGGAATGACAGGTGGAGGAATTTTCCCAGCTATTCTTGGGTCTTTGCTTTTAACGTTAACGGCACTTGCGATAAGTATACCTCTTGGTATCTTACTTGGTGTTGTTTTGTCTGAATACAATCTTGAATATATAAAGTTCGTTGTGACTATTCTTAGCGGAATTCCCTCAGTTGTTTATGGGCTTTTCGGTCTTGGGCTTTTTTGTATAACTATGGGAATGCGCACGTCTATTTTAGCTGGTGGATTAACATTATCACTCCTTGTTTTGCCTGTCATTTCATCATCAGTTTACGAAACGATGAGGGCAATTCCTATGGAATTGAGAGAAGCTGCTTACGCACTTGGCGCGAAGAAAAGTGAAGTGATCTTTGAAATGCTGTTGCCCGCAGCAAAAAAATCCATATTGACAGTTTCTTTCGTTTCTGCGGGAAGGGCGATAGGAGAAACTGCACCGTTGATACTCACTGCAGCGGTATTTTATGCGACCGACCTTCCAAGAAATTTACTTTCACCAGTCATGACACTGCCAACACATTTGTATTTCTTAGCGGCAGCCTACGGTGAGAAGGCACGTTGGATGGCAGAGGGAACAGCGTCCGTTCTTATAGTTTTCGTTATATTAGTCTACACATTAGCATTTATGTTTAGGAGGGAAGAGAGATGA
- a CDS encoding methyl-accepting chemotaxis protein, which yields MLGFYNKSLKMRIAVLFGLIVLIGCLILFFISENQAGKALEAEAKEAMLKVAKQLAETQNSRIQAKFYIIEMIANRNIIRGIWGEREATLEEKINVIKSEAKKGESLGFKQFGIADKQGNAFLSDGSKANISDKEYFKEALSGKTVVSSSLISKVDNSLVFVCATPIRHYKTNEIIGVLFGVIDGTSLSDPIKSVTYAKTGYAFAVDATGKTIAHKEIERVLKQENIIDLAKQDQSLVPLANIVSKMTKGEEGIGEYTFKGVREFIAYSPIGSTGWSIAVVAPASEILARASGLSKFMLITSIIIIIIAVLLILLFTRSITTPLIVAVNHLGVIANGDFTMPVPEIYLKRKDEIGLLAKAIDKLQADIKPLLANLKDGVGILSTNSESLTSVSEEIAASSSEVAKAIQQVAQGASEQVNSVQKVVELFDLMAQNLERVYTMFNSIKENSQNASRLAEKGKKEMDLLITFIRSVRDIFNTLVEKIKNLSGSIAQVDEIINVMNGIADQTNLLALNAAIEAARAGSAGRGFAVVAEEVKKLANESRAFADKIKAILTSVTADTNKVVQASNEVTVNITAQLENVEKNVAAFDAIIEAISSSVPQIEETYKQIEGVMKQKDTAMGHLESVSTVAEENSAASEEVSASVEKLAATTEEIATSAQQIMEVAKNLETQVEKFKI from the coding sequence ATGCTTGGGTTTTACAACAAAAGCTTAAAAATGAGAATTGCTGTTTTGTTTGGGCTTATTGTTTTAATTGGCTGCCTTATTTTATTTTTTATAAGCGAGAATCAAGCTGGCAAAGCATTAGAGGCAGAAGCAAAGGAGGCAATGCTGAAAGTTGCAAAACAGCTTGCTGAGACACAAAACAGTAGAATACAAGCCAAATTTTATATTATTGAAATGATAGCTAACAGAAATATAATAAGAGGAATTTGGGGCGAGCGGGAGGCAACATTGGAAGAAAAAATAAACGTCATTAAAAGCGAGGCAAAAAAAGGCGAAAGCCTGGGATTTAAACAATTTGGCATCGCAGATAAACAAGGTAATGCTTTTTTATCAGATGGAAGCAAAGCAAATATTTCGGACAAGGAATATTTTAAAGAAGCTCTATCGGGCAAAACGGTGGTTTCAAGCAGCCTCATCAGCAAAGTAGATAACTCATTAGTGTTTGTTTGTGCAACACCAATTAGACATTATAAAACAAATGAAATAATAGGTGTGCTGTTTGGAGTAATTGATGGAACTAGTTTAAGCGATCCTATAAAAAGCGTAACTTACGCCAAAACCGGTTATGCCTTTGCAGTAGATGCTACAGGAAAAACCATTGCGCATAAAGAAATAGAGCGAGTATTAAAACAAGAAAATATTATAGATTTAGCAAAACAAGACCAATCTTTAGTTCCTTTGGCTAATATTGTTTCTAAAATGACTAAAGGCGAAGAAGGAATTGGCGAATATACCTTTAAAGGTGTAAGGGAATTTATTGCTTATTCACCTATAGGTTCTACCGGTTGGTCTATTGCAGTTGTAGCCCCTGCTTCTGAAATATTGGCAAGAGCATCGGGGCTTAGTAAATTCATGCTGATCACATCAATTATAATAATCATTATTGCAGTACTTTTAATACTTTTATTTACAAGAAGTATTACAACGCCGCTGATAGTTGCTGTAAATCATTTGGGGGTAATTGCAAACGGTGATTTTACAATGCCTGTTCCAGAGATTTACCTTAAGCGTAAAGATGAGATAGGACTGCTGGCAAAGGCGATAGATAAGCTGCAGGCAGATATAAAACCGCTACTTGCAAATTTGAAAGATGGAGTAGGGATACTTTCTACCAATTCAGAAAGTTTAACTTCGGTATCAGAAGAGATTGCAGCTTCATCAAGTGAAGTTGCAAAAGCTATACAGCAAGTTGCCCAGGGAGCAAGCGAGCAGGTAAATTCTGTTCAGAAAGTGGTAGAGTTGTTTGATTTGATGGCACAGAATTTGGAAAGAGTATATACAATGTTCAATAGTATAAAGGAAAACAGTCAGAATGCATCCAGGTTGGCCGAAAAAGGTAAGAAAGAGATGGATTTACTTATAACATTTATTAGGAGTGTCAGAGATATATTCAACACTTTGGTTGAAAAGATTAAAAACTTGTCAGGCTCAATTGCTCAGGTTGACGAAATCATAAATGTTATGAATGGAATTGCAGACCAGACAAATCTTTTAGCACTCAACGCAGCGATAGAGGCAGCGAGGGCTGGTAGTGCAGGACGAGGATTTGCAGTTGTGGCAGAGGAAGTGAAAAAACTTGCAAACGAATCAAGAGCATTTGCAGATAAAATTAAAGCAATTTTAACCAGTGTTACAGCTGATACAAACAAAGTTGTTCAGGCATCTAATGAAGTTACTGTGAATATAACAGCTCAATTAGAAAATGTTGAAAAGAATGTTGCTGCATTTGATGCTATAATAGAGGCTATTTCGTCCTCTGTACCTCAGATAGAAGAAACATACAAGCAAATTGAGGGTGTAATGAAGCAAAAGGATACAGCTATGGGGCATTTAGAGAGTGTAAGTACAGTAGCAGAGGAGAATTCAGCAGCTTCAGAAGAGGTATCAGCATCGGTTGAGAAGTTGGCAGCTACAACTGAAGAAATTGCAACATCAGCACAGCAGATAATGGAAGTTGCAAAGAATTTAGAAACACAAGTAGAGAAATTTAAGATTTAA
- a CDS encoding M15 family metallopeptidase — protein sequence MVWRVNLLRTILLILLSTSLLSTSVFPVLVDKDYLVNLKRDLFCLMVSYNSYITDIEISGKYVYLVMKSGERVIYDDFLEKNFEEKLSNGDLQDSMELIYPLDFPTNIATNSFDPGRVRSYEFLKAVYGKDKESIESKLTIVKTSLGEWKFNNENNAASKFKEALDNAHSLILNNEGIKEFVLPLLGTYVFRKIANSNQLSMHAFGLAVDLAPKRESYWLNASYEQGLKLLRLYPKQLVEIFESNGFIWGGKWAHFDLMHFEYRPELILKSRVDIEIEVI from the coding sequence ATGGTTTGGAGAGTGAATTTACTTAGAACAATTCTTTTAATTTTACTTAGTACTAGTTTACTTAGTACTAGTGTTTTTCCAGTATTAGTAGACAAGGACTACTTGGTGAATTTGAAAAGAGATTTGTTTTGTTTGATGGTATCTTACAATAGTTACATCACCGACATAGAAATTAGTGGAAAATACGTTTACTTGGTGATGAAGTCTGGAGAGAGAGTCATATACGATGATTTTTTAGAAAAAAATTTTGAGGAGAAATTATCAAATGGTGATTTGCAAGATTCAATGGAGTTAATTTATCCATTGGATTTTCCAACAAATATCGCCACAAACAGCTTCGATCCTGGACGAGTTAGAAGCTATGAATTTTTGAAAGCTGTATATGGAAAAGACAAAGAAAGTATAGAAAGTAAACTAACCATTGTGAAAACATCTTTGGGGGAGTGGAAATTTAACAATGAAAATAACGCAGCATCTAAATTCAAAGAAGCATTGGATAATGCGCATAGTTTAATATTGAATAACGAAGGCATAAAAGAGTTTGTACTGCCTTTATTGGGTACTTATGTGTTCAGAAAAATTGCAAATTCCAACCAACTTAGCATGCATGCATTTGGCTTGGCTGTTGACTTGGCGCCAAAAAGAGAAAGTTACTGGCTCAACGCAAGCTATGAGCAGGGATTAAAGCTTTTAAGATTATATCCAAAACAACTTGTGGAGATTTTTGAAAGTAATGGATTTATCTGGGGTGGAAAATGGGCTCATTTTGATTTAATGCACTTTGAGTACAGGCCAGAGTTGATATTGAAATCGAGAGTTGATATTGAAATCGAAGTTATTTGA
- the pstB gene encoding phosphate ABC transporter ATP-binding protein PstB, translating to MKNISNELVLDIKDFNAYYGAKKAVKNANLKIYKNKITAIMGPSGCGKSTLLRSINRINDLIPDFKVDGEILFHGKNIYDKDVDIYTLRRKIGMVFQKPTPFPMSIYDNIAYGLKLIGITDKKEIKEKVKWSLEKAALWDEVKAELDKSALRLSGGQQQRLCIARAIAIEPEVILFDEPTSALDPVATQKIESLIEELAEEFTIVIVTHNIGQASRISDYTVFMYQGEIVEQNYTAEILRNPQHEITQQFLSGKIG from the coding sequence ATGAAGAATATTTCTAATGAGCTTGTTTTGGATATAAAGGATTTTAACGCTTATTATGGTGCAAAGAAAGCTGTAAAAAATGCAAATTTAAAAATATACAAGAACAAAATTACCGCGATTATGGGACCTTCTGGATGTGGGAAGTCCACACTTTTGAGAAGTATAAATAGGATAAATGATTTAATACCAGATTTCAAGGTTGATGGTGAAATTCTATTCCATGGAAAGAATATATACGATAAAGATGTTGATATTTATACTTTACGCAGGAAGATAGGGATGGTTTTCCAAAAACCAACACCGTTTCCCATGTCTATATATGATAATATAGCTTATGGATTGAAACTTATCGGTATAACAGATAAAAAGGAAATAAAAGAAAAAGTTAAGTGGTCCCTTGAAAAAGCAGCGCTTTGGGACGAAGTTAAGGCGGAGTTGGATAAGAGTGCGTTGAGATTATCAGGAGGTCAACAACAAAGATTGTGTATAGCACGGGCTATAGCTATCGAACCAGAGGTAATTCTCTTCGATGAGCCAACGTCCGCGCTTGACCCTGTAGCCACCCAAAAGATAGAAAGTTTAATTGAAGAATTAGCTGAAGAGTTTACGATAGTTATAGTGACTCACAATATAGGTCAAGCATCTAGAATTTCAGATTACACAGTTTTCATGTATCAAGGTGAAATCGTTGAACAAAATTATACCGCTGAAATTTTACGAAATCCACAGCATGAAATCACTCAGCAGTTTTTAAGTGGTAAAATTGGATAG
- a CDS encoding ISL3 family transposase, giving the protein MLKSNYITELLKSKDIILHQMNENESEIELHISQVQKPHKCPKCGNITSKVHDYHTQKVKDVPIMGKKTYLIIRKRRYVCKACGKKFFEHISFLGKSQRMTNRLAAYIISQLGSLTSMKEIAKHTNVSVTTVMRLFDKVNPGQTVDEFSSEAICVDEFKGNAGGAKYQCIFVDPVKGQIIEILKDRKQNILIEYFKRLKGRDKVKYFICDMWRPFVEVAKTYFKNAKIVIDKFHFTRYVYWALENVRKRVQKELGSNLRRYFKRSRKLLLKNYEELEPEQREELEVMFWYSQDLRKAHQLKEEFKRVLKSSNSEEARLVLKKWIERAEQSGLSEFMRCVKVFRSWFSEIVNAFDVPYTNSTTEGFNNKIKVLKRNGFGYRNFERFRKRILYSCGR; this is encoded by the coding sequence GTGCTCAAATCTAATTATATCACTGAACTTTTAAAATCGAAAGATATTATTCTTCACCAAATGAATGAGAATGAAAGTGAAATAGAACTTCACATAAGTCAGGTACAAAAGCCCCACAAATGTCCTAAATGTGGTAATATTACAAGTAAGGTACATGATTATCACACACAGAAGGTAAAAGACGTACCTATAATGGGCAAGAAAACATATTTGATTATAAGAAAGAGAAGATATGTCTGCAAAGCATGTGGGAAGAAGTTTTTTGAACACATAAGTTTTTTAGGCAAATCTCAAAGGATGACAAATAGACTTGCAGCATATATTATAAGTCAACTTGGAAGTTTAACAAGTATGAAAGAGATAGCAAAACACACAAATGTTTCAGTGACAACAGTTATGAGATTGTTTGATAAAGTAAATCCAGGTCAAACTGTAGATGAGTTTTCTTCTGAAGCAATATGTGTAGACGAGTTTAAAGGCAATGCAGGTGGAGCAAAATATCAATGTATATTTGTAGATCCTGTAAAAGGGCAAATAATCGAGATTTTGAAAGATAGAAAGCAAAATATTTTAATTGAGTATTTTAAGAGGCTGAAAGGTAGAGATAAAGTAAAATATTTTATCTGTGATATGTGGAGACCATTTGTAGAGGTAGCAAAAACATATTTTAAAAACGCTAAAATAGTGATAGACAAATTTCATTTTACCCGATACGTTTATTGGGCTTTAGAAAATGTGAGGAAAAGGGTACAAAAGGAATTAGGAAGTAATTTGAGGAGATATTTTAAGAGGAGTAGGAAGTTGTTATTGAAGAATTATGAAGAACTTGAGCCTGAGCAAAGAGAAGAATTAGAAGTAATGTTTTGGTATAGTCAAGATTTGAGGAAAGCCCATCAACTCAAAGAAGAATTTAAGAGAGTGTTAAAGAGCAGTAATTCTGAAGAAGCAAGACTCGTATTAAAAAAGTGGATAGAGAGAGCAGAGCAAAGTGGACTTTCTGAATTTATGAGATGTGTAAAGGTTTTTAGGAGCTGGTTTTCTGAGATAGTAAATGCATTTGATGTTCCATATACGAATAGTACGACAGAGGGTTTTAACAACAAGATAAAAGTATTAAAGAGGAATGGATTTGGATACAGGAATTTTGAAAGATTCAGGAAGAGGATTTTGTACAGTTGTGGTAGATAA